One genomic segment of Bombina bombina isolate aBomBom1 chromosome 4, aBomBom1.pri, whole genome shotgun sequence includes these proteins:
- the KCNE4 gene encoding potassium voltage-gated channel subfamily E member 4 has protein sequence MLTMEAENGTSTSPTVNFYQDSPSPVNSMQKSNEYFYILIVFSFYGVFLMGMMLVYIRAKRREKEPKLLLLYKDEEKQWMEYRKTASASSISRILQPPNVLNVLQESVGPAFSCTACNLEGSSMSSESSSSDVHLTIQEEATEGILNERTEEKNEGLGQTP, from the coding sequence ATGTTGACAATGGAGGCAGAAAACGGGACCTCAACAAGCCCAACTGTCAACTTTTATCAGGATTCCCCCAGTCCTGTGAACAGTATGCAGAAGAGTAATGAATACTTTTACATCcttattgttttttctttctatGGTGTGTTCCTAATGGGGATGATGCTGGTCTACATAAGGGCCAAAAGGAGGGAGAAAGAACCTAAACTATTGCTGCTTTATAAGGACGAGGAGAAGCAGTGGATGGAGTATAGGAAAACTGCAAGTGCATCATCTATAAGCAGAATTCTCCAACCTCCTAACGTGCTCAATGTCCTCCAGGAGAGTGTGGGACCAGCTTTCTCCTGCACTGCTTGCAATCTAGAGGGCAGCAGCATGAGCTCAGAGTCCTCCTCTTCCGATGTCCACTTAACCATCCAAGAAGAAGCTACAGAAGGAATTCTTAATGAAAGAACAGAAGAGAAGAACGAGGGCCTGGGGCAGACACCCTAG